One window of Dermacentor albipictus isolate Rhodes 1998 colony chromosome 9, USDA_Dalb.pri_finalv2, whole genome shotgun sequence genomic DNA carries:
- the LOC139050185 gene encoding uncharacterized protein, producing MAKDGELTCAKVAFLQVELKAAVRRREARDAVAFLGVADACFGESSFVDVSTLADPSRFVGVGTLADPSSFVGVGTLADPSSFVGVGTLADPSGFMGVGTLADPSSFVGVGTLAGPSSFVGVGTLADPSSFVGVGTLADPSSFVGVGTLADPSSFVGVGTLAGPSSFVGVGTLADPSSFVGVGTLADPSGFVGVGTLADPSSFVGVGTLADPSSFVGVGTLADPSSFVGVGTLADPSGFMGIGTLADPSGFMGIGTLADPLSECSVGALAFLLFSVDCRHATRGTLPNPSRASSML from the exons ATGGCCAAGGATGGTGAACTGACTTGTgccaaagtggcatttcttcaggttgagctGAAGGCCGCC GTGAGACGGAGGGAGGCGCGAGATGCGGTTGCATTTCTTGGCGTTGCTGACGCGTGCTTTGGCGAGTCGAGCTTCGTGGACGTCAGCACTCTCGCTGACCCTTCGAGATTCGTGGGCGTCGGCACTCTCGCTGACCCGTCGAGCTTCGTGGGCGTCGGCACTCTCGCTGACCCGTCGAGCTTCGTGGGCGTCGGCACTCTCGCTGACCCGTCGGGCTTCATGGGCGTCGGCACTCTCGCTGACCCGTCGAGCTTCGTGGGCGTCGGCACTCTCGCTGGCCCGTCGAGCTTCGTGGGCGTCGGCACTCTCGCTGACCCGTCGAGCTTCGTGGGCGTCGGCACTCTCGCTGACCCGTCGAGCTTCGTGGGCGTCGGCACTCTCGCTGACCCGTCGAGCTTCGTGGGCGTCGGCACTCTCGCTGGCCCGTCGAGCTTCGTGGGCGTCGGCACTCTCGCTGACCCGTCGAGCTTCGTGGGCGTCGGCACTCTCGCTGACCCGTCGGGCTTCGTGGGCGTCGGCACTCTCGCTGACCCGTCGAGCTTCGTGGGCGTCGGCACTCTCGCTGACCCGTCGAGCTTCGTGGGCGTCGGCACTCTCGCTGACCCGTCGAGCTTCGTGGGCGTCGGCACTCTCGCTGACCCGTCGGGCTTCATGGGCATCGGCACTCTCGCTGACCCGTCGGGCTTCATGGGCATCGGCACTCTCGCTGACCCTTTGAGCGAGTGCAGCGTCGGCGCGCTTGCGTTTCTTCTTTTCAGCGTCGACTGCCGCCATGCGACGAGGGGCACCTTGCCGAACCCCTCACGTGCTTCGAGCATGCTTTGA